Proteins from one Deinococcus apachensis DSM 19763 genomic window:
- a CDS encoding pseudouridine synthase yields the protein MTGERGGGERLQKRLARAGVASRRAAEELITAGRVTVNGEVATLGRTVLPTDEIRVDGSLVETEALEKVTFLLHKPAGFVTTARDEYGRRNVLSAMPPVPGLHPVGRLDKDSEGLLLLTTDGQLTLTLTHPRYGHEKAYRAWTHGEPTETELRALEDGIELDDGPARALSARPARGGAFVTLQEGRNRQVRRMLDALGYPVTRLLRYRVGGLWLGDLDPGEYRELTGRDLHALLNPAQVPRHAWERAERETLGRWG from the coding sequence GTGACCGGGGAGCGGGGTGGGGGAGAGCGCCTCCAGAAACGGCTCGCCCGCGCCGGGGTCGCCTCCCGCCGCGCCGCCGAGGAGCTGATCACCGCGGGTCGGGTGACGGTCAACGGCGAGGTCGCCACGCTGGGCCGCACGGTCCTGCCCACCGACGAGATCCGGGTGGACGGCTCGCTGGTCGAGACGGAGGCGCTGGAGAAGGTCACCTTCCTGCTGCACAAGCCCGCCGGGTTCGTCACCACCGCCCGCGACGAGTACGGCCGCCGCAACGTGCTCTCGGCCATGCCGCCGGTGCCCGGCCTGCACCCGGTGGGTCGGCTCGACAAGGACTCGGAGGGCCTGCTCCTCCTCACGACCGACGGGCAACTCACCCTGACGCTCACCCACCCCCGCTACGGCCACGAGAAGGCCTACCGCGCCTGGACCCACGGGGAGCCGACCGAGACGGAGCTGCGCGCCCTTGAGGACGGGATCGAACTCGACGACGGCCCCGCCCGCGCCCTGAGCGCTCGCCCCGCCCGCGGCGGCGCCTTCGTCACCCTTCAGGAGGGCCGCAATCGCCAGGTGCGCCGCATGCTGGACGCCCTGGGCTACCCGGTCACCCGCCTGCTGCGCTACCGGGTGGGCGGCCTATGGCTGGGCGACCTCGACCCCGGCGAGTACCGCGAGCTGACGGGGCGCGACCTCCACGCCCTGCTGAACCCGGCGCAGGTGCCCCGCCACGCCTGGGAGCGGGCCGAGCGGGAGACGCTGGGGCGGTGGGGGTAG
- a CDS encoding MFS transporter produces the protein MTPLSVLRTRPLFARLWLGALVSGLGDNLSWLALTWFVLERTERGAAVGALLLCFALPAVVTGPLWGRALDRWQPGPLMLLDTLARAVLIGLIPLLDTLDILQWWMVLVIAALMGALAPATGVGVCLLIPALLADEELEPGNAAYGLTGQIPTVFGPALAGLLVAAWGAPRALLVDALTFLFMAGVLLGLPRLPRGHHTASRPQANIRQGWSPVVWAVLGLTTLFSFVYGPLEAALPVLARESLGTGAQGYGALWSALGVGMVVGTFLVGTLGRAFPVSLVLVGIMALWGLVVMGLPLACGVGPALAVMFAGGVIWGPYTALETTLLQRSVPTGRHGRLFGLRAMLLGPAAPLGTALGGLLLLGLSAGWVIALSGLGCLLGAFLALPWLRRGELGAGAEPVG, from the coding sequence ATGACCCCGCTCTCGGTCCTGCGAACGCGCCCCCTGTTCGCGCGGCTGTGGCTGGGAGCGCTCGTGTCGGGCCTGGGGGACAACCTGAGCTGGCTGGCCCTGACGTGGTTCGTGCTGGAACGCACCGAGCGGGGCGCGGCGGTCGGGGCGCTGCTGCTGTGTTTCGCCCTGCCCGCCGTGGTCACCGGGCCGCTGTGGGGCCGGGCCCTCGACCGCTGGCAGCCGGGGCCGCTCATGCTGCTCGACACCCTGGCGCGGGCCGTGTTGATCGGCCTGATCCCCCTGCTCGACACCCTGGACATTCTTCAATGGTGGATGGTCCTGGTGATCGCCGCCCTGATGGGTGCCCTCGCCCCCGCGACGGGTGTGGGCGTGTGCCTCCTCATCCCCGCGCTGCTCGCCGACGAGGAGCTGGAGCCGGGCAACGCGGCCTACGGCCTCACCGGGCAGATTCCTACGGTCTTCGGCCCGGCGCTCGCGGGTCTGCTGGTCGCGGCCTGGGGGGCACCACGGGCCCTGCTGGTCGATGCCCTGACATTCCTCTTCATGGCCGGGGTGCTGCTGGGCCTGCCCCGGCTGCCGCGTGGGCACCACACGGCGAGCAGGCCGCAGGCGAACATCCGGCAGGGCTGGTCCCCGGTGGTGTGGGCGGTCCTGGGCCTGACCACCCTCTTTTCCTTCGTGTACGGCCCGCTGGAAGCGGCGCTGCCCGTGCTCGCCCGCGAGAGCCTGGGGACGGGCGCCCAGGGGTACGGGGCGCTGTGGTCCGCCCTGGGAGTGGGGATGGTGGTCGGGACCTTCCTGGTGGGCACGCTGGGCCGGGCATTCCCCGTGAGCCTGGTGCTCGTGGGCATCATGGCGCTGTGGGGGCTGGTGGTCATGGGATTGCCCCTCGCCTGCGGCGTTGGCCCCGCGCTCGCGGTCATGTTCGCGGGTGGGGTGATCTGGGGGCCCTACACGGCGCTCGAAACCACCCTGCTCCAGCGCAGCGTGCCCACGGGGCGACATGGGCGCCTCTTCGGGCTGCGGGCCATGCTGCTCGGTCCCGCCGCACCGCTGGGCACAGCCCTGGGCGGGCTGCTGCTGCTCGGTCTGAGCGCGGGGTGGGTGATCGCGCTCTCGGGCCTCGGGTGCCTGCTCGGCGCCTTCCTGGCCCTGCCCTGGCTGCGGCGGGGAGAGCTGGGGGCGGGTGCGGAACCGGTGGGCTAA